The following coding sequences are from one Leptolyngbya sp. NIES-3755 window:
- a CDS encoding alpha/beta hydrolase fold protein (similar to AA sequence:cyanobase_aa:LBDG_47620), translating into MKNKLSFNLTHRKDSMMVVFLHGFLGSGAEFDAIVDQFPFSCLTVDLPGHGKTRFSDEYTMENTANAIVGLLNELEISQANLVGYSMGGRLGLYLALNYPERFSKAVIESGSPGLKTEQERLERIERDRTLTTQIETDFNQFLLNWYNQSLFQSVKAHPKFDQMLKERSRNDPIEVARSLSEMGTGMQPSLWEKLRSHQNRLLLMVGEYDRKFVALNQEMVSLCGTAELSIVPNAGHNIHFEKPRTFVDRVQAFFYDLKR; encoded by the coding sequence ATGAAAAATAAATTGTCATTCAACCTAACGCATCGAAAAGATTCAATGATGGTGGTATTTCTGCATGGTTTTTTGGGAAGCGGTGCAGAATTCGATGCGATCGTAGATCAATTCCCGTTTTCCTGCCTCACGGTCGATCTTCCAGGTCATGGCAAAACTCGATTTTCTGATGAGTACACGATGGAGAACACGGCAAACGCGATCGTAGGTTTGCTAAACGAGTTGGAAATTTCTCAAGCTAATTTAGTCGGCTATTCAATGGGAGGACGATTAGGACTGTATTTGGCGTTAAATTATCCAGAGCGATTTTCAAAAGCAGTAATCGAATCGGGTTCGCCTGGATTGAAGACTGAGCAAGAACGCTTAGAAAGGATTGAACGCGATCGCACTTTAACAACGCAAATCGAAACAGATTTCAATCAGTTCTTACTCAATTGGTACAATCAGTCGCTATTTCAATCGGTCAAAGCACATCCAAAGTTTGATCAAATGCTAAAAGAACGATCGCGAAATGATCCGATTGAAGTAGCGCGATCGCTTTCGGAAATGGGAACGGGAATGCAGCCGAGCTTGTGGGAGAAATTGCGATCGCATCAAAATCGATTGTTGCTAATGGTTGGAGAATACGATCGGAAATTTGTCGCATTGAATCAAGAAATGGTGTCGCTGTGTGGAACGGCAGAATTATCGATCGTGCCTAACGCTGGGCATAACATTCACTTTGAGAAACCAAGAACGTTTGTCGATCGAGTTCAAGCTTTCTTTTATGATTTGAAGAGATAA
- a CDS encoding hypothetical protein (similar to AA sequence:cyanobase_aa:PCC7424_3694): MEPTETQYLVLNALETLRLLIHSFYDEETGSWYIRTPSPVLPIAKLLPDGDIVPVND; encoded by the coding sequence GTGGAACCGACGGAAACACAGTATTTAGTTTTGAATGCGTTAGAAACGTTGAGATTGTTAATTCACAGCTTCTATGATGAAGAAACTGGAAGTTGGTATATCAGAACTCCTAGCCCAGTTCTCCCGATCGCAAAACTTTTACCTGATGGTGACATTGTTCCAGTGAATGATTAA
- a CDS encoding unknown protein (similar to AA sequence:cyanobase_aa:MAE17030), with product MTQPTNLKRQQYQRLTEIFDTARQRYLEAGGDPSRSSGSLHGDEFLSDEEKAEIRALGKQLFPEPKHDSNH from the coding sequence ATGACTCAACCCACGAATTTGAAACGGCAACAGTATCAACGATTAACCGAGATTTTTGATACGGCTCGGCAACGTTACTTAGAAGCAGGCGGCGATCCAAGTCGATCGTCTGGTAGTTTGCATGGTGACGAGTTTCTATCTGATGAAGAGAAAGCAGAAATTCGAGCTTTAGGAAAGCAGCTTTTCCCAGAACCCAAGCATGATTCTAATCACTAA